From the Vicinamibacterales bacterium genome, the window GCCGTCCGAAGTCATCGTCGACGTCGGCTACAAATCCGAGGGGATCATTCCCGTCGACGAGTTCGTGGACGAGACCGGCCAGATCACCGTGCAGCCCGGCGACATCGTCGACGTGCTGCTCGAGCGCACCGAGGATCGCGAAGGCTACGTGGTGCTCTCGCGTGAGAAGGCCGAGAAGATGAAGATCTGGGACGAGGTCGAGAAGGCCTATGCC encodes:
- a CDS encoding S1 RNA-binding domain-containing protein; this translates as MAEGEVVKGTVLKVTPSEVIVDVGYKSEGIIPVDEFVDETGQITVQPGDIVDVLLERTEDREGYVVLSREKAEKMKIWDEVEKAYA